In one window of Terriglobales bacterium DNA:
- a CDS encoding ATP-binding cassette domain-containing protein, with the protein MPLLEARNLTKVFPLGESVFGGGAKGEVRAVDDVSLTLDAGETLGLVGESGSGKSTLGRLLLRLLEPTSGSVRFDGRDVLAASGGELRRLRRDLQIIFQDPFASLDPRMTVEAIVGEPLAIHEKGNGRARRAQVVELLRAVGLDESILGRYPHEFSGGQRQRIGIARALALRPRFIVADEPVSALDVSVGAQIVNLLARLQREFGLTYLFISHSMPVVRYLATRIAVMHGGKIVEAGPAEEITTRPQHPYTRSLLAATPEIAPATEPHP; encoded by the coding sequence ATGCCCCTGCTCGAAGCCCGCAACCTGACCAAGGTCTTCCCCCTGGGCGAATCCGTCTTCGGGGGCGGGGCCAAGGGCGAGGTGCGGGCGGTGGATGATGTCTCGCTCACGCTCGACGCCGGCGAGACCCTGGGGCTGGTGGGCGAATCGGGCTCGGGCAAGAGCACGCTGGGAAGGCTGCTGCTGCGGCTCCTCGAGCCCACCTCGGGCTCCGTCCGCTTCGACGGCCGCGACGTGCTGGCGGCCTCCGGGGGCGAGTTGCGCCGCCTGCGCCGCGACCTGCAGATCATCTTCCAGGACCCCTTCGCCTCGCTCGATCCGCGCATGACCGTGGAAGCCATCGTGGGAGAGCCGCTGGCCATCCACGAGAAGGGCAACGGCCGCGCCCGCCGCGCGCAGGTAGTGGAGCTGCTGCGCGCCGTGGGTTTGGACGAATCCATCCTCGGCCGTTACCCGCACGAGTTTTCCGGAGGGCAGCGGCAGCGCATCGGCATCGCGCGCGCCCTGGCCCTGCGCCCGCGCTTCATCGTGGCCGACGAGCCGGTCTCGGCGCTGGACGTGAGCGTGGGCGCGCAGATCGTGAACCTGCTGGCCCGGCTGCAGCGCGAATTCGGCCTGACCTACCTCTTCATCTCCCACTCCATGCCGGTGGTGCGCTACCTGGCCACGCGCATCGCCGTGATGCACGGCGGCAAGATCGTGGAGGCGGGCCCGGCCGAGGAGATCACCACGCGTCCCCAGCACCCCTACACGCGGAGCCTGCTGGCGGCCACGCCCGAGATCGCACCGGCCACGGAGCCGCACCCCTAG
- a CDS encoding Bax inhibitor-1/YccA family protein, which produces MSTAPYALSQSVTAERTFIARVFGWMAGGLVTTGLIAAYVATNPAMVKAIFGSGLFWVLVVAELIAVAGLSWGVNRMSPALAMGAFLFYAALNGLTLSVIFLVYTAESIGLTFFITAGTFGAMCLYGATTKRDLTSLGSLLFMALIGLILASVANIFWHSSALYWVVTYAGVLIFVGLTAYDAQKIKRMHAMGVEGTDQDRKAAILGALALYLDFINLFLYLLRIFGRRK; this is translated from the coding sequence ATGAGCACCGCTCCCTACGCTCTCTCCCAGTCGGTCACCGCCGAACGCACCTTCATCGCCCGCGTCTTCGGCTGGATGGCGGGAGGCCTGGTCACTACCGGCCTGATCGCCGCCTACGTCGCCACCAACCCGGCGATGGTGAAGGCTATCTTCGGCTCAGGTTTGTTCTGGGTGCTGGTGGTGGCCGAACTGATCGCGGTGGCGGGGCTCTCCTGGGGCGTGAACCGCATGAGCCCGGCCTTGGCCATGGGCGCCTTCCTCTTCTACGCCGCGCTCAACGGCCTGACCCTCTCGGTGATCTTCCTGGTCTACACCGCCGAATCCATCGGGCTGACCTTCTTCATCACCGCCGGCACCTTCGGCGCCATGTGCCTCTACGGGGCCACCACCAAGCGCGACCTTACCTCCCTGGGCAGCCTGCTGTTCATGGCGCTGATCGGACTGATCCTGGCTTCCGTGGCCAACATCTTCTGGCACAGCTCCGCGCTCTACTGGGTGGTGACCTACGCCGGCGTCTTGATCTTCGTCGGCCTGACCGCCTACGACGCGCAGAAGATCAAACGCATGCACGCCATGGGAGTGGAGGGCACGGACCAGGACAGGAAGGCCGCCATCCTGGGCGCGCTCGCTCTCTATCTCGACTTCATCAATCTGTTCCTGTACCTGCTGCGCATCTTCGGCCGGAGGAAGTAG